A region of Streptomyces paludis DNA encodes the following proteins:
- a CDS encoding LacI family DNA-binding transcriptional regulator has product MADIAHRPESRYGNRPTMKDVAARAGVGLKTVSRVVNGEPGVTADTERRVQEAIDALGFRRNDSARVLRKGRTSSIGLVLEDLADPFYGPLNRAVEEVARAHGALLINGSSAEDPAREQELVLALCARRVDGLIVIPAGHDHRYLEPEIKAGVATVFVDRPAGRIDADAVLSDSFGGARSGAAHLIAHGHRRIGFIGDQPGIHTASERLRGYRTAMADAGLAIDDDWVSLGTTAPRRVHEAVVAMLGQPRPVTAILTGNNRVTVTVLRVLAAHERPVALVSFDDIELADLLDPGVTVIAQDAATLGRTAAERLFHRLDGGLEAPAHVVLPTRLIARGSGEIPPPADG; this is encoded by the coding sequence GTGGCAGATATCGCCCACCGCCCCGAGAGTCGCTACGGCAACCGGCCCACGATGAAGGACGTCGCCGCGCGCGCCGGAGTGGGGCTGAAGACGGTCTCGCGCGTGGTCAACGGCGAGCCGGGGGTCACCGCCGACACCGAGCGCCGGGTGCAGGAGGCGATAGACGCACTGGGTTTCCGCCGCAACGACTCGGCGCGCGTGCTGCGCAAGGGCCGTACGTCGAGCATCGGACTGGTCCTGGAGGATCTCGCGGACCCGTTCTACGGTCCGCTGAACCGGGCCGTGGAGGAGGTGGCGCGGGCGCACGGCGCGCTGCTGATCAACGGGTCGAGCGCCGAGGACCCGGCCCGCGAGCAGGAGCTGGTGCTGGCGCTCTGCGCGCGCCGGGTGGACGGGCTGATCGTGATCCCCGCCGGGCACGACCACCGCTATCTGGAGCCGGAGATCAAGGCGGGGGTGGCGACGGTCTTCGTGGACCGGCCCGCCGGCCGGATCGACGCGGACGCGGTGCTCTCCGACAGCTTCGGCGGCGCCCGCTCGGGCGCCGCGCATCTGATCGCGCACGGCCATCGCAGGATCGGCTTCATCGGCGACCAGCCGGGCATCCACACCGCGAGCGAACGGCTGCGCGGCTACCGTACGGCGATGGCCGACGCGGGGCTGGCGATCGACGACGACTGGGTCTCGCTCGGTACGACGGCGCCGCGCCGGGTGCACGAGGCCGTCGTCGCGATGCTCGGCCAGCCCCGTCCGGTCACGGCGATCCTCACCGGCAACAACCGGGTGACCGTGACGGTGCTGCGGGTGCTGGCGGCGCACGAACGCCCGGTCGCGCTGGTGAGCTTCGACGACATCGAGCTGGCCGATCTGCTGGACCCCGGCGTCACGGTCATCGCGCAGGACGCGGCCACCCTGGGCCGTACGGCGGCGGAGCGGCTCTTCCACCGGCTGGACGGCGGGCTGGAGGCGCCGGCCCATGTCGTGCTGCCGACGCGGCTGATCGCCCGGGGCTCGGGCGAGATCCCGCCTCCCGCCGACGGGTAG
- a CDS encoding DUF6986 family protein, producing the protein MGQQEKAVTSLPAAVTEAVGAFLAPVDAELARRYPGDPVTRQPVHTVYVPADAFDARTVRSWGDRALAALDEHAPDAASLGRVLGLSDALAGPVYERVRAKLVREPVEDLRVDFEDGYGPRPDDEEDAAAVRAARLVHAACADGTAAPYMGIRVKCLEAPVRERAVRTLDLFLSGLLAAGGLPGGLVLTLPKVTYAEQVTAMARLLGAFEEARGLAPGRLGFEIQIETSQAIVAADGTATVARMIDAAGGRATGLHYGTFDYSACVGVSAAYQSSDHPAADHAKAVMQVAAAGTGVRVSDGSTNVLPVGPAERVHEAWRLHYGLTRRALARAYYQGWDMHPGHLPTRYAAVYAFYREGLEPAAARLAAYVARAGGAVMDEPATARALSGHLLRGLDCGALDDDEVTGLTGLTRADLETFRDPRGAAAPAAG; encoded by the coding sequence ATGGGGCAGCAGGAGAAGGCCGTCACCAGTCTCCCGGCCGCGGTCACGGAGGCCGTCGGCGCCTTCCTCGCGCCGGTCGACGCGGAGCTGGCCCGGCGCTACCCCGGCGACCCGGTGACCCGTCAGCCCGTCCACACCGTCTATGTCCCCGCCGACGCCTTCGACGCCCGTACCGTCCGCTCCTGGGGCGACCGGGCGCTGGCCGCCCTCGACGAACACGCCCCGGACGCCGCCTCGCTGGGGCGCGTACTCGGCCTCTCCGACGCGCTGGCGGGACCGGTGTACGAGCGGGTACGGGCCAAGCTCGTCCGCGAGCCCGTGGAAGACCTGCGCGTCGACTTCGAGGACGGCTACGGCCCGCGCCCCGACGACGAGGAGGACGCGGCGGCCGTCCGCGCCGCCCGGCTCGTCCACGCCGCCTGCGCGGACGGCACGGCCGCCCCGTACATGGGCATCCGCGTGAAGTGCCTGGAGGCGCCCGTCCGGGAGCGTGCCGTACGGACCCTCGATCTCTTCCTCAGCGGGCTGCTGGCGGCCGGCGGCCTCCCCGGGGGGCTGGTCCTCACCCTCCCCAAGGTCACCTACGCCGAGCAGGTCACCGCCATGGCGCGGCTGCTCGGCGCGTTCGAGGAGGCGCGGGGGCTGGCGCCGGGCCGGCTCGGCTTCGAGATCCAGATCGAGACCAGCCAGGCCATCGTGGCCGCCGACGGCACCGCCACCGTCGCCCGGATGATCGACGCGGCGGGCGGCCGGGCCACCGGACTGCACTACGGCACCTTCGACTACAGCGCCTGCGTCGGCGTCAGCGCCGCGTACCAGTCCAGCGACCACCCCGCCGCCGACCACGCCAAGGCCGTCATGCAGGTCGCCGCCGCGGGCACCGGCGTACGGGTCAGCGACGGCTCCACCAACGTCCTGCCGGTCGGTCCGGCGGAGCGCGTCCACGAGGCGTGGCGGCTGCACTACGGGCTGACCCGGCGCGCCCTCGCCCGCGCCTACTACCAGGGCTGGGACATGCACCCGGGCCATCTGCCCACCCGTTACGCCGCCGTCTACGCCTTCTACCGCGAGGGCCTGGAGCCCGCCGCGGCCCGGCTGGCCGCTTATGTCGCCCGGGCGGGCGGCGCGGTCATGGACGAGCCGGCCACCGCCAGGGCGCTCAGCGGCCATCTGCTGCGCGGACTCGACTGCGGGGCCTTGGACGACGACGAGGTCACCGGACTGACCGGGCTGACCCGCGCCGATCTGGAGACCTTCCGCGACCCGCGCGGCGCGGCGGCCCCGGCCGCGGGGTAG
- a CDS encoding electron transfer flavoprotein subunit alpha/FixB family protein yields the protein MAEVLVYVDHVDGAVRKPTLELLTLARRLGEPVALALGPGAEATAAVLAEHGAVKVLTADAPEFADYLVVPKVDALQAAHAAVSPAAVLLPSSAETKEIAARFALRTGSGLITDATDLEAGDDGPVATQAVFAAAYTTTSRVSQGTPVITVKPNSAPVEAAPAAGAVEALTVTFGELATGTKVVSRTPRESTGRPELTEAAIVVSGGRGVNGAENFGIIEALADSLGAAVGASRAAVDAGWYPHASQVGQTGKSVAPQLYIASGISGAIQHRAGMQTSKTIVAVNKDAEAPIFDLVDYGVVGDLFDVVPQLTEEIKNRKG from the coding sequence ATGGCTGAAGTTCTTGTCTACGTCGACCACGTGGACGGCGCCGTCCGCAAGCCCACCCTGGAGCTGCTGACGCTGGCCCGCCGCCTCGGCGAGCCCGTCGCCCTGGCGCTCGGCCCGGGCGCCGAGGCCACCGCCGCCGTGCTGGCCGAGCACGGCGCGGTGAAGGTCCTCACCGCCGACGCCCCCGAGTTCGCCGACTACCTGGTCGTCCCGAAGGTCGACGCCCTCCAGGCCGCCCACGCGGCCGTCTCCCCGGCCGCGGTGCTGCTGCCGTCGTCGGCGGAGACCAAGGAGATCGCTGCGCGCTTCGCGCTGCGGACCGGCTCCGGACTCATCACCGACGCCACCGACCTGGAGGCCGGCGACGACGGCCCCGTCGCGACCCAGGCCGTCTTCGCCGCCGCCTACACCACCACCTCGCGTGTCTCGCAGGGCACGCCGGTCATCACCGTCAAGCCCAACTCCGCGCCCGTGGAGGCCGCTCCGGCCGCCGGCGCGGTCGAGGCGCTGACCGTGACGTTCGGGGAGCTGGCGACGGGCACGAAGGTCGTCTCCCGCACCCCGCGCGAGTCGACGGGCCGTCCCGAGCTGACCGAGGCCGCGATCGTCGTCTCCGGCGGACGCGGCGTCAACGGCGCCGAGAACTTCGGGATCATCGAGGCGCTCGCCGACTCCCTCGGCGCGGCCGTCGGCGCCTCCCGCGCCGCCGTCGACGCCGGCTGGTACCCGCACGCCAGCCAGGTCGGCCAGACCGGCAAGTCCGTCGCCCCGCAGCTCTACATCGCCTCCGGCATCTCCGGCGCCATCCAGCACCGCGCCGGCATGCAGACCTCCAAGACCATCGTCGCGGTCAACAAGGACGCCGAAGCCCCCATCTTCGACCTCGTCGACTACGGAGTCGTCGGCGACCTCTTCGACGTCGTCCCCCAGCTCACCGAAGAGATCAAGAACCGCAAGGGCTGA
- a CDS encoding ROK family protein: MPTESVAALDIGGTKIAGALVDSTGRILVRAQRPTPARENGETVMGAVESVLAELSASPLWSSATAVGVGSAGPVDASAGTVSPVNVPGWRGFPLVQRVRAATGGLPVTLVGDGVAIAAAEHWQGAARGYDDALCMVVSTGVGGGLVLGGRLHPGPSGNAGHIGHISVELAGDPCPCGSRGCVERIASGPNIARRALDNGWRPGPDGDASAAAVAAAARAGHPVAIASFDRAARALAAGIAATAALADIRIAVIGGGVANAGEVLFAPLRRALRDYATLSYVRDLEIVPARMGTDAGLVGAAAAALLESRDGTEEPAAVVGG; the protein is encoded by the coding sequence ATGCCTACCGAATCCGTCGCCGCGCTCGACATCGGCGGAACCAAGATCGCCGGTGCGTTGGTGGACAGTACGGGCAGGATCCTTGTCCGGGCCCAACGGCCCACGCCCGCGCGGGAGAACGGCGAGACGGTGATGGGCGCCGTCGAGTCGGTCCTCGCGGAGCTGTCGGCCTCCCCGCTCTGGTCCTCGGCCACGGCCGTCGGTGTCGGCAGCGCCGGACCCGTGGACGCCTCCGCCGGTACGGTCAGCCCGGTCAATGTCCCTGGCTGGCGCGGCTTCCCGCTGGTCCAGCGGGTCCGGGCGGCCACCGGCGGGCTGCCCGTGACGCTTGTCGGCGACGGTGTCGCCATCGCCGCCGCCGAGCACTGGCAGGGCGCCGCCCGCGGTTACGACGACGCGCTGTGCATGGTGGTCTCCACCGGCGTCGGCGGCGGTCTCGTGCTGGGCGGCCGGCTCCACCCGGGGCCGAGCGGGAACGCCGGCCACATCGGCCACATCAGCGTCGAGCTGGCCGGCGACCCCTGCCCGTGCGGCTCCCGGGGCTGTGTCGAGCGCATCGCGAGCGGCCCGAACATCGCCCGCCGGGCGCTGGACAACGGCTGGCGGCCGGGCCCCGACGGGGACGCGTCGGCCGCCGCCGTGGCCGCCGCCGCGCGGGCCGGGCACCCGGTGGCGATCGCCTCGTTCGACCGGGCCGCGCGCGCACTGGCCGCCGGGATCGCCGCGACGGCCGCGCTGGCCGACATCCGGATAGCCGTCATCGGCGGCGGCGTGGCCAACGCGGGCGAGGTGCTCTTCGCACCGCTGCGCCGCGCCCTGCGGGACTACGCGACGCTGTCGTACGTCCGGGACCTGGAGATCGTCCCGGCGCGCATGGGCACGGACGCGGGCCTGGTGGGCGCGGCGGCCGCCGCGCTGCTGGAGAGCCGGGACGGTACGGAGGAGCCCGCGGCGGTGGTCGGCGGCTGA